From Pleurocapsa minor HA4230-MV1, the proteins below share one genomic window:
- a CDS encoding pentapeptide repeat-containing protein: MNAAELVKQYQAGIKDFSGIDLVGVSLKNIDLCQIVFNQAILTEVDFTGANLTNANFHFALLNLSNLSEAILTGANLKSATLQSALLYKVSCGKAQLQNANLQAAILKRAFLRETNLSQANLISADLNQANLIDANLTGANLTDANLANTFLQGANLINANLTGVNLDQAILTGAIMPDGQIHD; this comes from the coding sequence ATGAACGCAGCAGAGCTAGTAAAACAATATCAGGCTGGGATAAAAGATTTTTCAGGGATCGATCTTGTGGGAGTGAGCTTAAAGAATATTGATTTGTGTCAAATAGTCTTCAATCAAGCAATCCTAACGGAAGTTGACTTTACGGGGGCAAACTTAACCAATGCCAACTTTCATTTTGCTTTATTAAATCTGAGCAATTTAAGTGAAGCTATTCTAACAGGAGCTAACCTCAAATCAGCGACCTTACAGTCTGCCTTGCTATATAAAGTATCCTGTGGCAAAGCTCAACTGCAAAATGCCAATTTACAAGCAGCAATTTTAAAACGAGCATTTTTAAGAGAAACCAACCTTAGTCAAGCTAATCTCATCTCAGCCGATCTTAATCAGGCAAACCTAATTGATGCAAATTTGACAGGCGCAAATTTGACAGATGCAAATTTGGCTAATACCTTCCTTCAAGGAGCAAACCTAATCAATGCAAATTTAACAGGCGTAAATCTAGACCAAGCAATATTAACTGGTGCGATTATGCCTGATGGACAGATTCATGACTAG
- a CDS encoding EI24 domain-containing protein translates to MLKILTKILGGFGTLDGATYPFRALITFIQNPRLIKYIVIPILVNIVVAIALYSGLLYFGWQIVDSIQADVTIWLNQLIASLPQWLSFLSYTASALIAILRFVLVIVLLIATGFLLTQFGVLLGAPWYGQLSEQLEKYRTGKVELIELNIVSDLTRAVLYELKKLVLIALIGIPLLLINFFPGVGTVISSIGSIILTTTIVCLDFIDSCLERRRLKFRQKLKTVFKTLPASGSFGLVCLALISIPFVNLVTIPLCVASGTLFICDRAAWALPNRLK, encoded by the coding sequence ATGTTAAAGATTCTGACAAAAATTTTGGGTGGGTTTGGAACACTGGATGGTGCGACTTATCCTTTTCGCGCCTTAATTACTTTTATCCAAAACCCTAGATTAATTAAATATATTGTTATTCCTATTTTAGTTAATATTGTAGTGGCGATCGCCCTTTATAGTGGCTTACTTTACTTTGGTTGGCAAATTGTCGATAGTATTCAAGCAGATGTAACTATCTGGTTAAATCAATTAATTGCTAGCTTGCCTCAATGGCTTAGTTTTCTTAGCTATACCGCTTCGGCTTTAATCGCGATTTTGCGTTTCGTCCTAGTAATTGTTCTCTTGATTGCCACGGGCTTTCTGTTGACACAGTTTGGAGTATTATTAGGCGCACCCTGGTATGGTCAACTATCAGAACAATTAGAAAAATATCGCACAGGAAAAGTAGAACTAATTGAACTAAATATAGTCAGCGATTTAACAAGAGCCGTATTATATGAGTTAAAAAAGCTAGTTTTAATTGCTTTAATTGGAATTCCTCTACTATTAATTAATTTTTTTCCAGGAGTAGGTACAGTTATTTCCAGTATTGGTTCAATAATTTTAACTACTACAATTGTTTGCCTTGATTTTATCGATTCTTGCTTAGAAAGAAGACGCTTAAAATTCCGTCAAAAACTTAAAACAGTATTCAAAACTTTACCAGCTAGTGGCAGTTTTGGCTTAGTATGTTTAGCGCTAATTAGTATTCCTTTTGTCAATTTAGTAACTATTCCTCTGTGCGTCGCTTCAGGAACATTATTTATTTGCGATCGCGCAGCTTGGGCTTTGCCCAATCGCCTTAAATAA
- a CDS encoding DNA starvation/stationary phase protection protein codes for MPKLNIGLTEEQRHGVIELLNRDLADLYLVLIKTKKYHWDVIGPQFRTLHQLWEEQYTALTENIDALAERVRALGGYPLGTAAGFIQYSSIQEHSNDLPDANQMVDRLVQDHEQIIRNLRENIDQCSDEFHDEGTADFLTGLMEQHEEMAWMLRSFLEGENLHGRGERPGAETQPAVNA; via the coding sequence ATGCCTAAGCTAAATATTGGATTAACTGAAGAACAACGTCATGGTGTAATCGAGTTACTAAATCGCGATCTTGCCGATCTTTATCTAGTTCTAATCAAAACTAAAAAATACCATTGGGACGTAATTGGGCCTCAGTTTCGGACTCTACATCAATTGTGGGAAGAACAATACACTGCTCTAACCGAAAATATTGATGCTTTAGCTGAGAGAGTTCGCGCTTTAGGTGGTTATCCATTAGGAACAGCAGCAGGATTTATTCAATACAGCAGTATTCAAGAGCATTCTAATGATCTTCCTGACGCTAACCAAATGGTAGATCGCTTGGTACAAGATCACGAGCAAATAATTCGTAATTTAAGAGAAAACATCGATCAATGTTCTGATGAGTTTCACGACGAAGGTACTGCTGACTTTTTAACAGGATTAATGGAACAGCACGAAGAAATGGCTTGGATGCTACGTTCTTTCCTTGAAGGTGAAAATTTACACGGAAGAGGTGAGCGTCCTGGAGCAGAAACTCAACCAGCAGTTAATGCTTAA
- a CDS encoding GAF domain-containing protein: MQQNNTEQGSVSSSLGTETENLLAAIALRIRQSLDLELILQQTVAEVRQFLQTDRVVIYRFEPDFSGVIVVESVTENTQSVFGYKLHDPCFTDKHLEKYKQGRIHVVEDVEQAQLVACYSDVLKKFGVKANLVLPIVANEQLWGLLIAHHCHTPRRWQASEVELLRQLAIQVGIAVQQAELYDRVQSLNVYLEQKVNQRTAKLQRSIKFETMTHKVMKKMRDSLDELQILQTVTQEIGQVLNIDRCKIELYNGDRTKAEVAYEYTKESPNCQGRSRIIADFPELDAQLLQKQSLQFVEFVPELNPIQTQATRLVCPIYDDQGVLGNLWLLRPKEAYFEVDEIMLVEQVANQCAIAIRQARLYQQSQIQVQELARLNLLKDDFLKTISHELRTPMSSIQLASATLETLLEKEMGSKRSATFSKVLDIFRSACNRQNQLVNDLLTLCYIDAKKEMMTMQWIDLSIWLPQIIEPFTERIKHQQQTLKIDLPTNLPQLKSDISTIKRVITELLNNACKYTPAGETIGITALAQAHRLELSIYNTGVEIPSDEQQRVFDKFYRIPNRDPWQYGGTGIGLALVKNLIELLGGNIYLTSQPERTSFTLDLPREIES, encoded by the coding sequence TTGCAGCAAAATAATACTGAGCAAGGTTCAGTAAGTTCTTCTTTAGGAACAGAAACCGAAAATTTGTTAGCAGCGATCGCTTTAAGAATTCGGCAGTCTCTCGATTTAGAACTGATTCTCCAGCAAACAGTTGCGGAGGTGAGGCAGTTTCTTCAGACAGATCGGGTGGTAATTTACCGTTTTGAACCAGATTTTAGTGGTGTGATTGTCGTAGAATCCGTAACCGAGAATACTCAAAGCGTATTTGGTTATAAGCTGCACGATCCTTGTTTTACTGACAAACATCTTGAAAAATATAAGCAGGGTCGAATTCATGTAGTTGAAGATGTAGAACAGGCTCAGCTTGTTGCTTGCTATAGTGATGTCCTCAAAAAGTTTGGTGTCAAAGCAAATTTAGTCCTACCAATAGTTGCCAATGAGCAACTGTGGGGACTGTTGATTGCTCATCATTGTCATACTCCTCGTCGATGGCAAGCTTCAGAAGTTGAGTTATTAAGACAGTTAGCAATCCAGGTGGGAATTGCGGTGCAGCAAGCAGAATTATATGACCGAGTTCAAAGCTTGAATGTTTATTTAGAGCAGAAAGTAAATCAACGCACTGCCAAACTACAAAGGTCAATAAAGTTTGAAACCATGACTCACAAGGTGATGAAAAAAATGCGAGATAGCTTAGATGAGCTACAGATCTTGCAAACTGTCACCCAAGAAATAGGTCAAGTCTTAAACATAGATCGCTGCAAAATTGAACTTTACAATGGCGATCGCACTAAGGCAGAAGTAGCCTATGAATATACTAAGGAGTCACCTAACTGCCAAGGTAGAAGCAGAATAATTGCCGATTTTCCCGAACTCGATGCCCAACTTTTACAAAAACAATCCCTGCAATTTGTGGAATTTGTTCCAGAACTCAACCCTATTCAGACTCAGGCTACAAGACTAGTTTGTCCGATCTATGACGATCAAGGTGTTTTAGGTAATTTATGGCTATTGCGACCCAAAGAAGCCTATTTTGAAGTGGACGAAATTATGTTGGTCGAACAGGTTGCTAATCAATGTGCGATCGCTATTAGACAGGCAAGACTCTATCAACAGTCGCAAATACAGGTTCAAGAACTGGCTCGCTTAAACTTACTGAAAGATGATTTCCTCAAGACGATTTCCCATGAATTGCGAACTCCTATGAGTAGTATTCAGCTTGCTTCAGCAACTTTAGAAACTCTGCTAGAAAAAGAAATGGGTAGTAAGCGATCCGCAACTTTTTCTAAGGTGCTAGACATTTTTCGTTCTGCCTGCAATCGCCAGAATCAACTAGTAAACGATTTACTTACTCTTTGCTATATTGATGCCAAAAAAGAAATGATGACGATGCAGTGGATTGATTTATCGATTTGGCTACCACAAATTATTGAACCTTTTACAGAAAGAATTAAGCATCAACAACAGACGTTGAAAATTGATCTTCCTACAAACTTGCCTCAATTAAAATCGGATATCTCCACCATCAAGCGAGTTATAACAGAGTTACTCAACAACGCCTGTAAATATACTCCCGCAGGGGAAACTATCGGTATTACTGCTTTAGCCCAAGCTCATCGACTTGAGTTGAGTATCTACAACACAGGAGTTGAAATACCCTCAGATGAACAGCAGCGAGTCTTTGACAAATTTTATCGCATTCCTAACCGCGATCCTTGGCAGTACGGAGGAACAGGTATTGGACTAGCTTTGGTTAAAAATTTGATTGAGTTATTAGGTGGCAATATTTATTTAACTAGTCAACCAGAAAGAACCAGTTTTACTCTCGATCTTCCTCGTGAAATAGAATCGTGA
- a CDS encoding B12-binding domain-containing radical SAM protein, whose amino-acid sequence MSVFQQERLLFTPSTKEHNAIPAIFAFPNEYTIGITSLGFQIVWATLAMRSDVDVRRLFTDLHEPLPRNPELLGFSVSWELDYINIFNLLESLDIPLHSIEREDHHPLVFGGGTVLTANPEPLADFFDVILLGDGEDLLDRFIDAYQQVRHANRQTKLRHLAQVPGIYIPSLYEVTYYSPDGEIKAIAPIDSEIPESVQKQTYRGNTLSASTVVTEKAAWENIYMVEVVRSCPEMCRFCLASYLTLPFRTAPLETSLIPAIEKGLKVTNRLGLLGASVTQHPEFTAILDYLSQPKYQDVRLSIASVRTNTVTKKLASTLASRDTRSITIAVESGSEKVRQIVNKKLTSDEIIQAAINAKAGGLKALKLYGMVGIPGEEMSDVEETVAMMSAIKQAVPGLRLTLGCSTFVPKSHTPFQWFGVNPDAKKRLKYLEKNLRQQGIDFRPESYNWSVIQALISRGDRRLGKLLQLTREFGDSAGSYKRAFKQLKGQIPPLDYYVHDRWSAVETILPWQHLKGALPQTTLIKHLNEAMAIKDAK is encoded by the coding sequence GTGAGTGTATTTCAACAAGAGCGTCTCCTGTTTACCCCGTCAACCAAAGAACATAACGCTATTCCCGCTATCTTTGCTTTTCCCAATGAATACACTATCGGCATTACCAGCTTAGGTTTTCAGATTGTTTGGGCAACTTTGGCAATGCGTTCTGATGTTGATGTTCGTCGTTTGTTTACCGATCTCCATGAACCTTTACCCAGAAATCCCGAACTGTTGGGTTTTTCTGTATCTTGGGAACTAGACTATATTAATATTTTTAATCTACTAGAGTCTTTAGATATTCCTCTCCACAGTATTGAACGTGAAGATCATCATCCTTTAGTATTTGGTGGCGGGACAGTATTAACCGCTAACCCTGAACCTCTAGCCGATTTTTTTGACGTAATTTTATTGGGGGATGGGGAAGATTTACTCGATCGCTTTATTGATGCCTATCAGCAGGTGCGTCACGCAAATCGTCAAACTAAACTGCGTCATTTAGCTCAAGTTCCAGGGATATATATTCCTAGCTTATACGAGGTAACCTATTATAGTCCTGATGGTGAGATTAAGGCGATCGCACCTATCGATTCTGAGATCCCTGAGTCGGTACAAAAGCAAACCTATCGGGGTAATACTCTTTCGGCTTCTACGGTGGTGACAGAAAAAGCAGCCTGGGAGAATATTTACATGGTGGAGGTGGTACGTAGTTGTCCTGAAATGTGTCGTTTTTGTTTGGCTAGCTACCTTACTTTACCTTTTCGGACTGCGCCTTTAGAAACTTCTTTAATTCCTGCCATTGAAAAAGGGCTAAAGGTAACAAACCGTTTGGGTTTACTTGGCGCATCTGTTACTCAACACCCTGAATTTACAGCGATCTTGGATTATTTATCCCAACCAAAATATCAAGATGTACGCTTGAGTATTGCTTCTGTGCGCACTAATACTGTTACTAAAAAGCTCGCTTCTACACTAGCTAGCCGTGATACTCGCTCGATCACCATTGCCGTTGAAAGTGGTTCAGAAAAGGTTAGGCAGATAGTTAATAAGAAACTAACTAGTGATGAGATTATCCAGGCTGCAATTAACGCCAAAGCAGGAGGTTTAAAAGCCCTGAAACTCTATGGCATGGTGGGTATCCCTGGAGAAGAAATGAGCGATGTTGAAGAGACGGTAGCCATGATGTCGGCAATTAAACAGGCTGTGCCTGGATTACGCTTAACTCTGGGTTGCAGTACTTTTGTGCCAAAATCTCACACTCCCTTCCAATGGTTTGGAGTTAATCCCGATGCTAAGAAGCGCTTAAAGTATTTAGAAAAAAATCTGCGTCAACAAGGCATTGATTTTCGTCCTGAAAGCTATAACTGGTCAGTAATTCAGGCTCTAATTTCTCGTGGCGATCGCCGTTTGGGTAAATTACTTCAGCTAACGAGAGAATTTGGTGACTCCGCAGGTAGCTATAAACGAGCTTTTAAGCAGCTTAAGGGACAAATACCACCCCTAGATTACTACGTTCACGATCGCTGGTCAGCAGTAGAAACTATTCTGCCTTGGCAACACTTAAAAGGGGCATTACCCCAAACAACTTTGATCAAGCATCTAAATGAGGCTATGGCAATTAAAGACGCAAAATGA
- a CDS encoding GIY-YIG nuclease family protein — protein sequence MIADLNILALPKVVLQAKQILPEYSGIYYVLDEANNVWYIGKAKNLRKRWQGKAHHRIYQLEAQKKKHFTIYYEQVSKTQLDNIEKQRIEKYHPHLNASPVKTKNVRPTETLLRETIVAIADFAFILGVEPPRKEIQPQTGIDWLFQKKLLELNIIHIGLDFTALNKKFNSEMEEREGLIKTLFNTRKAYAQKWEKFPRFYSFMYRLLVNGYMIEVNSLNSFLPKEFSSDFEYTQTTLASESIKAITSESLTKIQKQLEQEKQYVVHLKRLNPYNSDLIKLFFNEPINRENIRNELAKVSQGYKLGKRGIGSRSQIVDIDSLLVSRGINISKYTREVQSLSQDRIGVYVQYFSVDLRTSPYYTTIAQGIINNREVKQSSNRFEIVYCLTGVDKKAWLLFEEYFKDFAKPATKLNNGEGYVKKFHISARKYIVPAKVNIKLENIGYSAWIPFGLSEEFPTFETAKQEIRRRLQTSNLPGLKITFKRETIAK from the coding sequence TTGATTGCTGATCTAAATATTTTGGCACTTCCTAAAGTTGTTTTACAAGCCAAACAAATACTTCCTGAATATTCAGGAATATACTATGTTCTCGATGAAGCGAACAATGTTTGGTATATAGGAAAAGCCAAAAATCTTCGTAAACGCTGGCAAGGTAAAGCGCACCATCGTATTTATCAATTAGAAGCGCAAAAAAAGAAGCATTTTACAATTTACTACGAACAAGTAAGTAAAACTCAACTAGACAATATAGAAAAACAACGCATTGAGAAATATCATCCACATTTAAATGCTAGTCCAGTTAAAACTAAAAACGTTCGCCCAACAGAAACACTTTTAAGAGAAACTATTGTGGCGATCGCTGATTTTGCTTTTATTTTGGGCGTAGAGCCTCCAAGAAAAGAAATTCAACCTCAAACTGGTATTGATTGGTTGTTTCAGAAAAAGCTATTGGAATTAAATATTATTCATATTGGTTTGGATTTTACCGCTCTTAATAAAAAATTTAACTCCGAAATGGAAGAGCGTGAAGGACTGATTAAAACATTATTTAATACTCGTAAAGCTTATGCTCAAAAATGGGAAAAGTTCCCGCGTTTTTATTCTTTCATGTATCGTCTTTTAGTCAATGGCTATATGATAGAAGTTAATTCTTTAAATTCATTTTTGCCTAAAGAATTTTCAAGTGATTTTGAATATACCCAAACTACTTTAGCTAGCGAATCAATAAAAGCTATAACTTCTGAATCGTTAACTAAAATCCAAAAGCAACTTGAGCAAGAAAAACAATACGTCGTACATTTAAAGAGATTAAATCCTTATAATTCAGACTTAATTAAATTATTTTTTAATGAACCTATTAATCGTGAAAATATCAGAAATGAACTAGCAAAAGTTAGTCAGGGCTACAAACTAGGCAAGCGCGGAATAGGTAGCCGTAGTCAAATAGTTGATATTGATAGCTTACTTGTCAGTCGAGGAATTAATATTAGTAAATATACTAGAGAAGTACAGTCTCTATCTCAAGATCGAATAGGAGTTTATGTTCAATATTTTAGCGTCGATCTTAGAACGTCTCCTTACTATACAACAATTGCTCAAGGAATTATTAATAACCGAGAAGTTAAGCAATCATCCAATAGATTTGAAATTGTTTATTGCTTAACTGGTGTTGATAAAAAAGCATGGCTATTATTTGAGGAATATTTTAAAGACTTTGCTAAACCTGCTACCAAATTAAATAATGGCGAAGGTTATGTAAAAAAGTTTCATATTTCTGCTAGAAAATATATTGTTCCTGCTAAAGTCAATATTAAACTTGAGAACATCGGATATAGTGCCTGGATACCTTTTGGACTTAGTGAAGAATTTCCTACATTTGAAACAGCTAAACAAGAGATACGTAGGAGGTTACAGACTTCTAATTTACCAGGACTAAAAATAACATTTAAACGTGAGACTATTGCCAAATAG
- a CDS encoding ChaB family protein, whose product MTETYQAERTITAVLKEEEQIDNVVRRLIDRGVPQDHISVMGQNFQSQTRIAGFISKKDVILGGLRTGAVFGSLFGSLLSLFTGIGVLFIPFIGSVVAAGPITAVLLGAASGAIAGSAGAGLASALATLGMPKEKAAVYETRVKAGEFLLMAEVPTDKSGEYQLLIESAGGEEIHVNDSILPRPCLGKCNDVTDLSPEIRSHLSEAAQQDFIASYNAALDETNDETSAEHQAWAAIKDKYDEDENGVWSKEKVSV is encoded by the coding sequence ATGACAGAAACATATCAAGCAGAACGGACAATCACCGCTGTTTTAAAAGAAGAAGAACAGATTGATAATGTGGTTCGTCGTCTTATCGATCGCGGTGTACCTCAAGACCATATTTCCGTAATGGGTCAGAATTTTCAATCTCAAACTCGGATTGCGGGTTTTATTTCCAAAAAAGATGTAATCCTGGGTGGTTTACGTACAGGGGCGGTTTTTGGCTCTTTGTTTGGTTCTCTACTTAGTCTCTTTACTGGTATAGGAGTGCTATTTATTCCCTTTATTGGTTCTGTAGTAGCAGCTGGGCCTATTACCGCAGTCCTATTAGGAGCAGCTAGTGGGGCGATCGCTGGTAGTGCTGGTGCGGGATTAGCTTCGGCTTTAGCTACTCTAGGGATGCCTAAAGAGAAGGCTGCGGTTTATGAAACTCGTGTTAAAGCTGGAGAATTTTTGCTCATGGCAGAAGTTCCTACTGATAAATCTGGTGAATATCAGCTATTGATTGAAAGTGCTGGCGGTGAAGAGATCCATGTTAATGATTCAATCCTACCCCGTCCTTGTCTCGGTAAATGTAACGATGTAACAGATCTATCTCCTGAAATTCGTTCTCACTTATCAGAAGCAGCACAGCAAGACTTTATTGCTAGCTACAATGCAGCTTTGGATGAAACCAACGACGAAACCAGTGCCGAACATCAAGCTTGGGCAGCCATTAAAGATAAATATGACGAAGACGAAAATGGTGTATGGTCTAAAGAAAAAGTAAGCGTCTAA
- a CDS encoding photosystem I reaction center subunit VIII yields the protein MIGDYAASWLPVAMVPLVGLVGAAVSMALLFIYIENESPAK from the coding sequence ATGATTGGCGATTATGCAGCTTCTTGGTTGCCCGTAGCAATGGTTCCTCTAGTAGGTCTTGTCGGCGCAGCAGTTTCCATGGCTCTGTTGTTTATCTATATTGAAAACGAAAGCCCAGCAAAATAG
- a CDS encoding DUF2945 domain-containing protein: protein MAKKQIRTGSPVSWQWGKGTASGKVKEIHHQEISKKIKGSEVKRNGTQNNPAYLIEQEDGTEVLKLESELNEE from the coding sequence ATGGCAAAAAAGCAAATTAGAACAGGTTCTCCTGTATCTTGGCAGTGGGGAAAAGGAACAGCATCAGGCAAAGTAAAAGAAATTCATCACCAAGAGATTAGTAAAAAAATTAAGGGTAGCGAAGTAAAGCGCAACGGTACTCAAAATAATCCTGCCTATTTAATTGAGCAAGAAGATGGAACAGAAGTACTTAAGCTTGAAAGCGAATTGAATGAGGAGTAG
- a CDS encoding CPXCG motif-containing cysteine-rich protein, with amino-acid sequence MQTTAEYMCAFCGEFNSTFVDLSAGMQQSYTEDCQVCCRPNVLYIYCDEDTLEVDIQSDYQE; translated from the coding sequence ATGCAAACAACTGCCGAATATATGTGTGCTTTTTGTGGCGAATTTAACAGCACTTTTGTCGATCTTAGTGCTGGTATGCAGCAGTCTTATACTGAAGATTGTCAGGTTTGTTGTCGTCCTAATGTTCTGTATATTTATTGTGATGAGGATACTCTAGAAGTCGATATTCAAAGCGACTATCAAGAATAA
- a CDS encoding DnaJ domain-containing protein: MAVNDFKDYYQVLGIGKNASSDEIKQAYRKLARKYHPDLNSGDKQAEARFKEVNEAQEVLSDPDKRRKYDQYGQYWSNMGQPGTSTGNSTGTYARSANPGVNVDFGDFDFGQYGSFEDFINEMLGRGVGRGTTSYRTSTGASTGYSNMPPPDSEGSVKLSFSEAFNGTEKQFVLGNETVKVRIPSGAKSGSRLKIKGKGPSSSVSGQRGDLYLNIELLPHPLFKFQGENLAAEIPITPEEAVLGAEITVPTPDGKVAMKIPAGVDSGQSLRLKGKGWWKPSMQRTDLMVTLKIVTPKDLSEVEQEYYQKLQQASNFNPRQKLEHIRL, encoded by the coding sequence ATGGCTGTCAACGACTTTAAAGATTATTACCAAGTACTAGGGATCGGCAAAAATGCTAGTTCTGATGAGATAAAGCAAGCCTATCGTAAATTAGCCCGCAAATATCACCCTGACCTCAATTCGGGAGACAAACAGGCGGAAGCTCGTTTCAAGGAAGTTAACGAAGCACAAGAGGTTTTGTCAGACCCTGATAAGCGTCGCAAGTACGATCAATACGGTCAATATTGGTCAAACATGGGTCAGCCAGGCACTTCAACAGGCAATTCAACAGGTACTTACGCAAGATCTGCCAATCCTGGAGTAAACGTAGATTTTGGCGATTTTGATTTTGGTCAATATGGCAGTTTTGAAGATTTTATCAACGAAATGTTAGGTCGCGGTGTAGGACGTGGCACTACAAGCTATCGAACTTCAACTGGTGCTAGTACTGGCTACAGTAATATGCCTCCTCCCGATAGTGAGGGTTCAGTTAAACTTTCTTTTTCAGAAGCTTTTAATGGTACAGAGAAACAGTTTGTCTTGGGTAATGAGACAGTTAAGGTGAGGATTCCCTCTGGTGCTAAGTCAGGAAGTCGTTTAAAGATTAAAGGGAAAGGCCCATCTAGCTCTGTTTCGGGACAACGAGGAGATCTATATCTCAATATTGAACTATTGCCTCATCCTTTGTTTAAGTTTCAAGGAGAAAATTTGGCTGCTGAAATACCCATAACTCCTGAAGAAGCAGTCTTAGGTGCAGAAATTACTGTACCAACTCCTGATGGTAAGGTAGCGATGAAAATTCCTGCTGGTGTAGACTCAGGGCAATCTTTAAGGCTTAAGGGTAAAGGCTGGTGGAAACCGAGTATGCAGCGTACCGATTTAATGGTGACGTTGAAGATAGTTACCCCTAAAGATTTAAGTGAAGTAGAACAAGAATATTATCAAAAACTTCAACAGGCTAGTAACTTTAACCCACGTCAGAAGCTCGAACATATTAGGCTCTAA
- a CDS encoding GIY-YIG nuclease family protein: protein MWSIYIIRCGDRSLYTGISNNVAKRFAVHQSGSSQAAKYTRNRHPLCLVFSAEVGTKSAASRMEYYVKQLPKRTKESLVAGTISLSDLGFIKT, encoded by the coding sequence ATGTGGTCGATTTACATAATTCGCTGTGGCGATCGCTCTCTTTACACAGGCATCTCAAATAATGTGGCTAAACGCTTTGCAGTACATCAGTCTGGTAGTTCCCAAGCGGCTAAATATACGAGAAACCGTCATCCGTTATGCTTGGTTTTCAGCGCTGAAGTTGGCACAAAATCTGCTGCTAGTCGAATGGAATATTATGTTAAGCAACTACCGAAAAGAACTAAAGAAAGTTTGGTTGCAGGAACAATCTCATTGTCTGATTTGGGTTTCATCAAAACATAG
- a CDS encoding DUF4385 domain-containing protein, whose amino-acid sequence MSKFDYSLDYEHLNLRDRPDLYRVGKGEQGVLLVQPYKAEILPYWRFKTPEIALESSEKIYQLFLAYLEQDDFVGADMARKFLQMGYTRSRRYANHKSGKKYRLNPQQQESPAAEKAARKEILPLEQDPVKAKSAEIFKHKWHEAKANPKYQQLLQLHQAKYQDSNGKKAN is encoded by the coding sequence ATGAGTAAATTTGATTATTCGTTAGATTATGAACATCTAAACCTTCGCGATCGCCCAGATCTTTATCGAGTAGGTAAGGGAGAACAGGGAGTACTGTTAGTCCAGCCTTACAAAGCGGAAATCTTACCTTATTGGAGATTTAAAACTCCTGAAATTGCCCTGGAATCTAGCGAGAAAATCTATCAACTGTTTTTGGCATATCTAGAACAGGATGATTTTGTGGGTGCAGACATGGCACGGAAGTTTTTACAAATGGGGTACACGCGATCGCGCAGATATGCTAATCATAAAAGTGGCAAAAAATATCGGCTTAATCCCCAACAGCAAGAGTCGCCAGCAGCCGAAAAGGCAGCCCGTAAAGAAATTTTACCTTTGGAGCAAGATCCCGTAAAGGCAAAATCAGCGGAAATATTTAAGCATAAATGGCACGAAGCTAAAGCCAATCCTAAATATCAACAGCTTTTACAGCTACATCAAGCAAAATATCAAGATAGTAATGGCAAAAAAGCAAATTAG